A window from Theropithecus gelada isolate Dixy chromosome 1, Tgel_1.0, whole genome shotgun sequence encodes these proteins:
- the LINGO4 gene encoding leucine-rich repeat and immunoglobulin-like domain-containing nogo receptor-interacting protein 4 has product MDAATAPKQAWPPWPPLLFLLLLPGGSGGSCPAVCDCTSQPQAVLCGHRQLEAVPGGLPLDTELLDLSGNRLWGLQRGMLSRLSLLQELDLSYNQLSTLEPGAFHGLQSLLTLRLQGNRLRIMGPGVFSGLSALTLLDLRLNQIVLFLDGAFGELGSLQKLEVGDNHLVFVAPGAFAGLAKLSTLTLERCNLSTVPGLALARLPALVALRLRELDIGRLPAGALRGLGQLKELEIHHWPSLEALDPGSLVGLNLSSLAITRCNLSSVPFQALHHLSFLRVLDLSQNPISAIPARRLSPLVRLQELRLSGACLTSIAAHAFHGLTAFHLLDVADNALQTLEETAFPSPDKLVTLRLSGNPLTCDCRLLWLLRLRRRLDFGTSPPACAGPQHVQGKSLREFSDILPPGHFTCKPALIRKSGPRWVIAEEGGHAVFSCSGDGDPAPTVSWMRPHGAWLGRAGRVRVLEDGTLEIRSVQLRDRGAYVCVVSNVAGNDSLRTWLEVIQVEPPNGTLSDPNITVPGIPGPFFLDSRGVAMVLAVGFLPFLTSVTLCFGLIALWSKGKGRVKHHMTFDFVAPRPSGDRNSGGNRVTAKLF; this is encoded by the coding sequence ATGGATGCGGCCACAGCTCCAAAGCAAGCCTGGCCCCCATGGCCCccactccttttcctcctcctcctacctGGAGGGAGTGGTGGCAGCTGCCCTGCTGTGTGTGACTGCACCTCCCAGCCCCAGGCTGTGCTCTGTGGCCACAGGCAACTGGAGGCTGTACCTGGAGGACTCCCACTGGACACTGAGCTCCTGGACCTGAGCGGGAATCGCCTGTGGGGACTCCAGCGGGGAATGCTCTCCCGCCTGAGCCTGCTCCAGGAATTGGATCTCAGCTACAACCAGCTCTCCACCCTTGAGCCCGGGGCCTTCCATGGCCTACAAAGCCTACTCACCCTGAGGCTGCAGGGCAATCGGCTCAGAATCATGGGGCCTGGGGTCTTCTCAGGCCTCTCTGCCCTGACCCTGCTGGACCTCCGCCTCAACCAAATTGTCCTCTTCCTAGATGGAGCTTTTGGGGAGCTAGGCAGCCTCCAGAAGCTGGAGGTTGGGGACAACCACCTGGTATTTGTGGCTCCAGGGGCCTTTGCAGGGCTGGCCAAGCTGAGCACCCTCACCCTGGAGCGCTGCAacctcagcacagtgcctggcctagcCCTCGCCCGTCTCCCAGCACTAGTGGCCCTAAGGCTTCGAGAATTGGATATTGGGAGGCTGCCAGCTGGGGCCCTGCGGGGGCTGGGGCAGCTCAAGGAGCTGGAGATCCACCACTGGCCATCTCTGGAGGCTCTGGACCCTGGGAGCCTCGTTGGGCTTAATCTTAGCAGCCTGGCCATCACCCGCTGCAATCTAAGCTCGGTGCCCTTCCAAGCACTACACCACCTGAGCTTTCTCAGGGTCCTGGATCTGTCTCAGAATCCCATCTCAGCCATCCCAGCCCGAAGGCTCAGCCCCCTGGTGCGGCTCCAGGAGCTACGCCTGTCAGGGGCATGCCTCACCTCCATTGCTGCCCATGCCTTCCATGGCTTGACTGCCTTCCACCTCCTGGATGTGGCAGATAACGCCCTTCAGACACTAGAGGAAACAGCCTTCCCTTCCCCAGACAAACTGGTCACCCTGAGGCTATCTGGCAACCCCCTAACCTGTGACTGCCGCCTCCTTTGGCTTCTCCGGCTCCGCCGCCGCCTGGACTTTGGCACTTCCCCGCCTGCCTGTGCTGGCCCCCAGCATGTTCAGGGGAAGAGCCTGAGGGAGTTTTCAGACATACTGCCTCCGGGGCACTTCACCTGCAAACCAGCCCTGATCCGAAAGTCAGGGCCTCGATGGGTCATTGCAGAAGAGGGCGGGCATGCAGTTTTCTCCTGCTCTGGAGATGGAGACCCAGCCCCCACCGTCTCCTGGATGAGGCCTCATGGGGCttggctgggcagggctgggagagTAAGGGTCCTAGAGGATGGGACACTGGAGATCCGCTCAGTGCAGCTACGGGACAGAGGGGCCTATGTCTGTGTGGTCAGCAATGTTGCTGGGAATGACTCCTTGAGGACCTGGCTGGAAGTCATCCAGGTGGAACCACCAAACGGCACACTTTCTGACCCCAACATCACCGTGCCAGGGATCCCAGGGCCTTTTTTTCTGGATAGCAGAGGTGTGGCCATGGTGCTGGCAGTCggcttcctccccttcctcacctCAGTGACCCTCTGCTTTGGCCTGATTGCCCTTTGGAGCAAGGGCAAAGGTCGGGTCAAACATCACATGACCTTTGACTTTGTGGCACCTCGGCCCTCTGGGGATAGAAACTCTGGGGGTAACCGGGTCACTGCCAAGCTCTTCTGA